GGGGCCGGGCGGGGCCGCGGTGCGGCCGATCGAGGCGGCCTTTCCCGGCACCACGCGGGAGACGCCGCGCGGGCGCGCCGTGGACCGCGAGGCGCTGCGGCGGGCCGTGCTGGGGCAGGACGCGGCGATGAACCGGCTGGAGCGGATCGTGCACCCCCTGGTCCGGCGTGAGGAGCGGCGGTTCCTGGCGGCGGCGCGGCGCCGGGGCGCGCGGCTGGCGGTGCTGGACGTGCCGCTGCTGTTCGAGACGGGCGGGGAGCGGCGGGTGGACCGGGTGGTGGTGGTGACCGCACCGGCCGCCATCCAGCGCGCGCGGGTGCTGCGGCGGAAGGGGATGAGCGGGGAGCGGCTGGCCGCCATCCTGGCGCGGCAGGTGCCCGATGCGCTGCGACGGCGGCGGGCGGACCACCTGGTGCATACCGGGCTGTCGCGGCACCACGCGCAGCGGGCGGTGCGGCGGCTGGTGCTGGCGGAGGGCTGAGGGACTCCGGCAGGTCCCGCATCCGCCGCGGCACTGGATGCGCCCGTTCCGCTGCCGCTAACCTGCGGCGCGTGATCTGAGACGCGTGATCTGAGACGGGCACCGGGGTCGGGGCGCCCCGGCAAGGGAGGGCCCGCATGAAGATCGCCGTCATCGGCAACGGCATCCTCGGCAGCTGCTGCGCGGCTTGGCTGC
This genomic window from Pararoseomonas sp. SCSIO 73927 contains:
- the coaE gene encoding dephospho-CoA kinase (Dephospho-CoA kinase (CoaE) performs the final step in coenzyme A biosynthesis.), with translation MKVWGLTGGIGMGKSTASTTFRRLRVPVFDADAAVHRLQGPGGAAVRPIEAAFPGTTRETPRGRAVDREALRRAVLGQDAAMNRLERIVHPLVRREERRFLAAARRRGARLAVLDVPLLFETGGERRVDRVVVVTAPAAIQRARVLRRKGMSGERLAAILARQVPDALRRRRADHLVHTGLSRHHAQRAVRRLVLAEG